One Bombus huntii isolate Logan2020A unplaced genomic scaffold, iyBomHunt1.1 ctg00000072.1, whole genome shotgun sequence DNA segment encodes these proteins:
- the LOC126876349 gene encoding venom serine protease Bi-VSP-like isoform X4, translating to MIEYRIGAWPWIAALGFRNPRNPDKPLWKCGGSLISARHVLTAAHCAHMDGIENIHNHNIVILRLVEEVPFSRYVYPICTKEPLRKSNFVGYNPLVAGWGALRYRRPRRNALMEVQMPVIKNAECKIAYSKFPNAPDITDGIICAEHAQGGEDSCTADRGGPLLIQHELTSYLIDYRFLYDSQ from the exons atgatcgaatatcgaatag gcgcttggccatggatcgctgcattaggttttcgtaatccccgaaacccagacaaaccactatggaagtgcggaggttccctgatatcggctaggcatgttttgaccgcagcacattgtgcacatatggatggaatagaaaacatacacaatcataatattgtcattcttagattggtggaggaggtgccattttcga ggtacgtatatcccatttgtacgaaagagcccctacgaaagagcaacttcgtcggctataacccccttgttgctggatggggagcattaagatata gacgaccacgacgtaatgcattaatggaagtacaaatgccagtgattaagaacgccgaatgcaaaatagcttattccaaatttcctaatgcacctgatatcactgatggtataatatgcgccgaacatgctcagggtggagaggattcttgtacg gctgaccgcggcggaccactgctgatacaacatgaattaa